AATCCATTTCCGATTCCCAAAAATTAAACTGCATttgtgctgttcggaatttgaatcagtgacaaaaatggtattCGGAGTTTCAGTAAATATAATTTAAACTATTGTTAGTTTTCTGTCATCGATATggatttgtaaatcaatttataCCGAAAACTTCATTTTAAAAGCTAAATTTACTGAatatcaatgttataaataattggatAATGAAAACCCCGATATTCTTTAGGATATACCCTTCCGTATAacagcattatttttttttaaataagtgCTCGGAATTTGATGCAAAGCGGTACATCTAATATCGTATATATCGTAGAGTGCAATGCACTTTCATGTTTAAGGTCTAAAAtagacaaacaaacaaacaacataCACGATTCAATACAGAATTTATGGGTTAGAAATCATCGCCCTTTAGTTTTGTCACATCCAAACCCTGCCGTTGCTTCGGTCCATATGTCTGAATCAAACCTGCGTCAAATCGGTGCCATGTTTTAATGTCGTGACGATCTTGAGCTATCAAAAGGATGGCTTATTGATGTCGGCTATAATTGTTCAGATTGTCACAGGTATTAATACAGGTGCTACAAAGAACGCCAAAGGCTCTGTATTATCTCGCAATCTGTTTCCTGGGGAAAGCGTCCTGGAGAGAGCTATGATCTTTTTCATCTTCTGTTTGGTTTGGTTTCACGTTCTCACCTTTGTACCGTTGCAGAACATGGACACGCTGATCTGATATCTTTTCCGACTAGTCGGTTCCGTATCTTGTATCTCCAATGAACTGTATTGTGATTCGTTAAGGAAGAAATCGAATCGAATTACAAGAGGTATAATTTCTCAGGGTTTAATCCCGCCATCGCGTTTTTCCATATGCAAGCCTATAtttcaattcgtttttttattaccgTTGGTTATTTGCAGGAGCCAGAACCTGTTCTATAACCTTCTTACAACGAAGGGTTTGGAATTTGtcaccacgattttttaaattttagagtATTGGAATGCTTCAGCTTGCCAATAAAACAAGTACTATTACAATCGAAGTTCAAATGCTTTTATTGTAGTGTTCCTGGAGGGTGCAGTTTGATTTCATGTTACGTAATATTCCAATGTGCAAATATGCAGAGTATTTCAATACCAATAAGTGATGCTAGttaacaataccttttccatcaAACTAACCTaccaaaattcttgtttttccttTAACCCTAGCAttataaatatttaattttcctTCCGCTTTCATATAATGTAATCATATAATGTTTGCTAAAATAGCACATTTTTGTAAATCAAATCGATATAATACGCACACTAGTGTGCAGATAATGCATCTATTTGGTGTTATAATTTAGTGCTAATTGCACATTAATATAATGATAGTATTGTAATAATCATCATTGAATTCAGTTGAATAGTCATAATGTCCTAATCTAAGAAATATATTCTGAGCTTTCTATTTGCTCTTTGATCAAGAATcaacgcgaaaaaaaaacaatcaaattgTAGCCTATAGCCCACCTAAATCTAAATCGTGTTTGGTGAATTATTTGCTAAATATTCATAGATAGTTATAGTTAAATAAATGTCCCATATCCAAATGACGCGTATTGGTTATGCAATAATGTATCACGGTTCACTGCGTAAAAAAGCTACTAGTATGCTAATTGTAGAGCATTTTTTTGAATCCAACACCTGTTCCTTCACCATCTAAGCCTAAAGGCATACACACATCGCGTTTCCAAGCATTTACGCTCACGGAGAAAATAATCTTCGTAGGTGCAGTAGCAACTATCGCAACGCATGCACACCCAAAGTGTCCAAAATCGGTAATCCATTTATACGTTAGCAGTGTCATCATCAAAATCATCGTATTCGGAGAAATCGGACATCTGGCTATCGGAAGATGTTTCCACGTTGGTGTTGAATGGGAACGACGCGTATGTGGGAGCAAACAGTTGGCCTCTGACTTCTTTCTTTCGTGTTTCCATGTAACCCATCTTGAATCCCTCCGGCCAATCCTCCGCTTCCTGTTCCGCGGTACAGTTGCTTGCCCTCTGCACTGCAAGGAAGTCATGCTCAAAGGCGCTATTGTAAAACAGTGGACAAACACCATGCGAGCCGAAAGAGGACAGAGGTGCAGCCTCCTGAGTTTCGCCACAATCTCCTAGAAGCCAGTCCTGGTGACAGCTGCTCGAGAATTTCGTGCCATACTGTTTGCTGGTATGGATACACTGTACATTCTTAGCCGCCAGTCTATGATTCGGCGAAACTCTGTAGGACGTGTCGAAGGCCATTCCGATAATCTCACATACTGATAGTGCGAAGAagagaaaatattattttttggatGTTATATTCCGACCACTCATTAACCTTACCGTCGATTTCTTTGATTTTCTTAGCACCAAAGTCTTTGGCAGCCCCTAGCACCATATTGGCCCCGAAGCTGAATCCGAACAGATAGCCATTGTCCGGATCGAAACCCTGCTGCTCGAGAAAATCAAGCTTCCGCTTCAGGACACGTTGTATGTCCTTAAAGTTCCGCCTCAAGCGCATGTAGGTTTGCACTTGGGCGAACTTGTCGTAGTTCATACATATCACACATCCTCCCCTGTACTCTGTGAGATCTAAGCCAACGAAACAAACCAATTAGAAACGTCTTTGTCACCGAAAGCACACCAAAAAACACCACAATTTGCACTTACTTCCTATCAAATCTTGCACAAAGTACTTATCGCAACCGATCTTCCAACCGAAGACTACGATGGCGAACTTCCCCGTTGGGTTACATGTTTCGTCATAAGGGTACGACTCGTTTGCAGCCAAGTTATAAACATGCACCACATCGCGCGTGGAGTTGTAATAGTTGAAGAAAATGTTGTCTTCGAACCTGTCTGCGCGCACACTGCCACAAATACATacaaccagcagcagcagcaccgtTACGGGCAAAATCCTTTCCTGCCCCATCGCGTTCCGTTTTTACTGCTGAAGCTCCCCCTTCTCTCTAGTCGCTATGAGCTATTGGGCTTTCTTTCTCTAGGCGGCACGTATCGACGGAATGACGATTGTTAGTTGCCGAAAACGGTTCCCTCACCAAAATTTATCAAATGGGACAGACGATTAAAATAGAACTGAAAGTCTTTCTGGATGCTGTGAccacttttataatttttgggaaaaatactTTTGTTGACCTCCTTTCAACCAGTTTCATTTCGAGCTTTGTTTGTTAGCTTTATTCTGGAAGAACTGGTCATAGACAAACACTGGCTCGCCGGACTTTCTCTGGATCTCTGCTGGTGTATCCATGCTCCATTGCCAAGAAAGTGACGAGAGAGGCCAATTGCATGCAAAACACCAACAATGCCCCGCGGCAACGGTATATTCTGCGGTGGCACATTATACACCAACAAACTTTTCATACCGAACCGATTTGATTGATGGGCTGATTAACTGCTTCACACGTGTGGTGTTGTACCGGTCATTGACTCTGGTGGATTATCAGATGAAAGGAGCGCAAAATAGCACATGCCTCACCTATATGATAATTTGGCTTCAATTATATGCAATTGAAGTAAGTATTTAGATGAGAATTAAACGATTCGATCATGCACACATGTGATCATACCAATTGCTCTTTATTAGATGCTGCCAATTTACGAATGATATTTGATTCGAATTGAAGATTACTGATTCAGCATCAACTTTTCACGATACcgaaactattttgggcaagagacctcttttccagaatgaagtgataccatcgaccctcatagccaaatttctttaaaCATAAATTTTATCTTCATTTTATTCTTTCAAAATACTTATCAATTCAAAAATCGATATCATTCCCTCATCAATAAATGGATCTGAAATTCAGGAAATATTGAGTgtaattaataaatattaatacaaattttaacaataatactttccactaaaataaaatattagtcattcttataatgAGTTGGTTCACGTAATATAATTTATACTCTCTTTTGGTGATTGCAGCGCCCCAATTGACAGAAGTGGAAATTGCACGCTCATTTGCAAAATCCATCAGCATCCGAACGTAAAGTCTTACCCAAAGAACCGTATGGCTATTGATTGAAAATTTCTCGTACCAATCAAGGTTTGAGGTGGATTCGTTCATCGTGACTTTGTTACGGGTGTATAGCTGTATATGATATGTATTTAGCTTTTCATGTGTAATTTCCCATTTGTACTTATTGAaggttatatttattatatttattatatttataaattattcaattattttcgttatttatttatttatagaaATCTTTATTTCTCCGTTGTTAATTCTTCGTTATTTATTATGTTAGTTCTTCTTCGTCGGTCCATACGTTCACACTTGCCATAATTCAAGGTTCACTTCCGCCAATTAAATTCAAATACGCTTCgcatattcaaataatttgttCGCCAGAAAGTAGGCAATCCGATAACTAGAGCACCGTGGATTTTTCCATGCACTTCATTACTATTTTcgatcattttcttcttctgagAGATGATTGATCACAGCGAAGTTTGTCTTGCGAAGGTGACTCAGCCGAAGGTCGCGTCCTATTCGTGCCTTTGAGGGAAGGAGGAAAATGAGAAGGTCAAATTTGGGAAGTACTCGCGAAAGCAGGATAGATGTTTTAAGTGTCAACGTTTTTGAATTTCGGTCTAGACAGCAACCGAAAGATCGCGAGTTGTCGCGATTGCTAGCTACTTAGCAGAATCTCCAGACGTTTCTCGTCCATTTTGTCTCGATGCGTGAAACGTTCTGGAAGTGTGGACTTGGTCACGAACGTGTAAGACTTGTGGTAAAACGTGATAGTTTTCTGAATACTCATTGTCCCTCAATGTTTCAGTTCCCGTGTAGCTAGGTATAATAGTTtgaaaactagctgaccagTACGCTTTTAAGCAAATAAAACAGAGGTAAATTTTGAATGGTGCTCATAGTGAACTCTGATTAATTATATCTCGTCGAATAGCCGTTCGACGGCTCTTTGTCTAGGATAGACAGTCATCGAGGCAAAACACGCGGACGACAATACCGCCGAGCTAGTTGGCTCGCTATGACAATTAGCAGAAACAATTAGCCAagaaagggggtctccgtagccacattggttgcgcgttcgcttagtaagcgatcgatcgtgagttcaaaactcagggccctcattgaccatctttgtgttgttacagaatagctacgtccacgcaacaatcatcagcgatggagatcgatccacggtcgaaataagatcgattcatccatacaactgctctgctctgccagacacatcgggctactgttctataaataactcaacaatgatcaaaacaactgtctccgctgtccggtggtccaactggataatggaagaacagaaagaatacccttacgcctaaatggctactgtgtgaatgtaccatatgtaatggtatagaaggaatactggcgaatggcgaATGGcgaattatagatatgataaccatgtgacatgtacacgattaaaattcggctctgttacagctaaaatgctaatgagccttaaataaataaatgggataaataaaaaattagccAAGCTGAACCAATAGCCACAGCAGCGACCGTTTGTCATCTCCGGCGAACAGCGAGGCAAAAACGAATTCGAAACTCGCAGAGAGACACAATCGTCTACTATAAGCTAAGTGTCGAGTGCCGTGAGTAAATTCTCTGTGTTTTATGTCCGTGTGCACATGTGACGTCCAAAAGCATTGAGTAAATGAGGGAGTACAGATAAAGGAACAAAAGAATGAAAACCTAGGttagaaaaaatgttatagaattGTAATAAATGCGTTTATGTTAATTATGGAGCTAGTGTAGATCTCCCGAAGGACATTGTGGGTGGTGATGCTTCAGGAATTTTCGCGTTCGTGTTTCGTTTAGttaattttcaaattgtgtagtgTTACGTTCCCCCTTCAGGGACGGTGGCGACATCGAGCGTATAGATTGGGAAGTGTTTGGAGAAAGCTTTTATAGTGAAGCACTAAGCCCTAGCCTCCGTAGTTTAGGGTGGAGTTCGGAACTGTGGACGTTTAGGTTTGAAATTCGTAAGTCTGACGCGGGCAAACATCAAGATTACTAGATTGAGTTCCGATATCTCTCAAAAAGCAATAGGACCTTCTGAAAGATGAGTCTCACAAGCTGGGCAAATCGAGCACTGGTGAGTGGTCCTCTCATGAGGTGGCGCATAAGCCACTCGCTCAAAGGGAACCGAATTTGAATTCTTTCAAGACCACGTGATTCGGTTTGCGTTTTTAAGCTAGCGGTGTTTTCATTACCGGTCTACACCGGACCGCTACAAACTGCGATTGAAGATTATCCAGTAAATCAAAAATAATCCCAACATCTCAGATTGCGTTTTGGCAAACAATGGGTGCTGATCATTGTACTCTGCAGCGAACAAAATGGTCAAAATTCGGGCCCGTTCGTTAAGGCCGACTGCATACAAATCTCTGGACGTACATTCTAGAAAGCTTCTGATCAAGGCAAGTCCGTGTCATGATTCATGtcatgtccgagacacgaccgcatagttgacgtaggattccgttagactatctgttgattttggatatgtttgaagaattacatcgttaaagtCTTTGATAACGATTTGGTAGCCTTtaaaaaagggccgttttgtttggttgttgggtattgtttgttcactccaccagtgtttaccgaatgatgatgacagaaggatggtaaacagtcgttggatagtgcgtatcagatatAAGCGTTCTAAATACAGAATACCGGAACATTTATCCTGTCCATAATGATCCAATTTATAGCTGGCTATTATCAGGGTCCAAAatattcgaagatgaaaaatgaatactGACTCTCCTCACAGTCGCTTCGTTTCAACTAGCACTACCACTATCGTAATCGGAAGTGGTGTACGGCGGCTTATGAGTTGCATTCGCGGAGAAGTTAGAAAATTTATTCGAAAGAATGATCAATAGTCTGATCCCATGtctctgtttttgacgtaggactacgtattcgatttctatataggggagtcgctctacgaaaaatataacgtttattatgagttttcaaatgcatactaCGCAGAATTGTTCTTACGATATGTGTTATGATATATACCatcggcaaatttatccagcagtTTTCCACCTGAGATAtaaacagtggaaataatgaaacaagtgagtaatttaacaaataaaagaggcatgttttgcgagcggttgcaaaggtaaatcatgtattatgcattctttctttcaatttCATTACCCATGAATGTTGTAAGcgacacaaaattgtgtgcactTCGttttatcaaacaaattagcaagacctGATGTAATTAGATGCATCACTCAAATATCattcaagatttcatcaaagctacgaggaaagtgtcacccgtACGGTGATTGTTCGTTAATTGGGccggaaaatcaaaacaatcatTGAATTTTACTCGTTAACCAGGcttcaaaacagcaaaagcaatacttcaaattgaagttgacatctattattgataaaTAACTGCTTTTTTATAGATGTTTTTGGAGATAGTTGGTCCAGCTGAAGATAGTCCAGTTTGCGAATAACTTCTGTAGatgacggggtgacgaacatcttaagcgagtgtcttccgggctgcggcaacatggggaattgtacagcgaaaatgATATCAAGTTGCCTAGTGTGCatgctcccatttgattacacGTGCTCTCAACTTTTTTGCGACATTCGTTAAGTTGGTTTCCAACCTAAGTTGTTTAGTGTGATGGTTGCTTAGATGGTCTTAGTGTTCTTGACTTAGTACCACAGTATTCCTTCAAGATTCTCCTCACTGTATGGTCACTCATTCCAACCTTCTTAGCCGTTTTTCGCATGGAACGCACGGGATTGGACGAAATTTTCCTCATGGCCACGGAAACAGCTTTTTTTCGTGCGGACTGATCACAGACGGCCCGAGGAGGTCCTTGGAGATAGTTGTCCTCTCTTTTCCAGGTTCAAAACTGTTACTACAGCCCCCTGTGACACTCAATTTTACATTGCGGCATTTGTGTTTGGTATAAATCACGCATACGCTGCCACTTTGCCATGACTTGAATCAACGATTGCAAACATTGACGAGTTCTGTTTACGTTTTGTTCACTCCTGAGTTATGGCACGCAAGCCCTTAGCACACATCTCAGTTGGCAGTAACTTATGTATGAGGGTCCAATTAGTATGCCGCATACTGTAAACTGGAATACACTGGGAAACGTTGAAACGGTGAAACCCACCATCCATTCTCTAAACATTGCATCTTATGGAGAAGTgggaaattgaatcattcaatTCGTGGATCGTCTCAAGAGTTGTCGCTTCTGCATTTGTTCTTTTcgtctttttttctatttaattcatttttttcaaagaagagaGAAGATGGGTGGCGTGACCAGTTCTGGCAACACGGGCATCGTCAGGTTAGTGATCGAGTGGGTTGTGCACTCGGCACATTTTCCGTCATCTTATCAGCAGATTGataattctgcagaacgacgagcctgttgcagacgctcccaatgcaggaagttccggtacatcgcagggtaccattaggaaaagaaaaattgcttcttttccatcactccccagaaagaagaccgaaacttcccaagttggaatgaaacctcgtatcgaacgtgctgagaatagaccgaagcaagtacctcctggtttaagcggttcttctacgcaccaggggtcctcagcacttcccggagcagagcccaacacgtctgttcctttttcgcggtcgaggcaacagccacaatctggcttgcttgcgccttctgacctggtggacaatattttaaacgctttaaatataaatgaccctcttaaaagcatagtattatgtttgctcccgattgtgagaacatttttgaaagaaaaatgtggttttttagcagcgttcatttccctcgatgcctgattcagtgcaagaggtcaaggatttgaccactgtaatacagtggaattgcagaagcatcatccctaaactagatcaatttaaatttttaattcatagttctaactgtgatgtattttccctctgtgaaacatggctttcttcagccgacgagctgaatttccacgatttcaacattattcgcctcgatcaaaatgactcgtttggtggcgtactattggggatcaaaaaatgtcactccttctatagagtcactctcccatcgatgacaggcattgaagttgtcgcttgccagatacaaatcaatggcaaagaactctgcattgcttcgatatatattcctcccaggactacggtaggccgccatcagttctttgatattatcgaggcattgccggagccgcggttaatcttaggtgacttcaactcccatggaacagcatgggggtcactctacgatgacaaccgtgccacgttgatttatgatctgtgcgacaacttcaacatgacagttttaaatactggggaagcaactagaatagccaaccctcctgcacgggcaagcatgctagacatatcactttgctcttcttcgttatccttggattgcacgtggaaggtaacccaagatccccacggtagtgaccacctgccaataattttatcgatcgccaatgaatcaggttctcgtgagtcagtcgatattgcgtatgacctcacgaaaaatattgactggagaaaatttgcagaaataatatctgaagcacttgttttaatgcatgaacttcctccactcgaagagtataattttatatcgagtttgatttacgaaagcgcacttcaagctcaaaggaAACGTGTACCTGCCActactttccgacgtcgtcctccatcactttggtgggacaaggagtgttcaaaggtctaccttgaaaaatcatccgctttcaaaaaattccggaaaactggactagtggaatggtttcgaaagtaccaagctctagaagccaaactaaaaggtctgattaaagcaaaaaagcgtggatattggcgaaagttcgtcaatggtttgtcaagggagaccgctatgagcactctttggaatacggctaggagaatgcgtggctggaactcTGGTACTcagaccgttggattttcaaatttgcaagaaaggtttgtcccgattccgttcctgcacaaagcgtcgtacgcgacattccgctccaatgcgactatgagaatttttcgatggtagaattctcaattgccctcctctcatgtaacaattcagctcctgggtcggacaagattaaattcaacttgttgaagaatcttcccgacttggcgaaacagcgtttgctgaacttgttcaacaagtttctggagctgaatattgtcccacatgactggaggcaagtgagagtgatagccatacggaaacccaacaagccggcttgcgatcacacctcgtataggccgattgcaatgttatcctgtattcgtaaattgttagagaaaatgattctacttcgtttggacaagtgggttgaagcgaacaatttgctgtcaaatacgcagtttggcttccgccgaggtaaagggacgaacgattgtctcgcgctgctatcttctgaaatccaaatcgcatttgctcgcaaagaacaaatggcttccgtttttctcgatatcaaaggggcatttgattcagtttccatggaaattctctcagagaaacttcataatcgtggactttcaccaattctgaataatttcctgtacaatttactgtcagaaaagcacatgtttttcaattatggcagcttgaaatcttctcgatacagttttatgggcctaccacaaggctcctgcctaagccccctcttgtacagtttttacgtcaatgatatagatgattgtctaactagagactgcacgctgagacaacttgcagacgatggagttatttccatcacgggtactaatcccgtcgttctgcaaaagtcgttgcaagataccctgaacaatctgttcacgtgggccctcaagctgggtatcgaattctctacggagaaaactgaaatggtcgttttttctaggaagcacgaacccgcccaa
The Toxorhynchites rutilus septentrionalis strain SRP chromosome 2, ASM2978413v1, whole genome shotgun sequence genome window above contains:
- the LOC129767458 gene encoding uncharacterized protein LOC129767458; its protein translation is MGQERILPVTVLLLLVVCICGSVRADRFEDNIFFNYYNSTRDVVHVYNLAANESYPYDETCNPTGKFAIVVFGWKIGCDKYFVQDLIGNLTEYRGGCVICMNYDKFAQVQTYMRLRRNFKDIQRVLKRKLDFLEQQGFDPDNGYLFGFSFGANMVLGAAKDFGAKKIKEIDVCEIIGMAFDTSYRVSPNHRLAAKNVQCIHTSKQYGTKFSSSCHQDWLLGDCGETQEAAPLSSFGSHGVCPLFYNSAFEHDFLAVQRASNCTAEQEAEDWPEGFKMGYMETRKKEVRGQLFAPTYASFPFNTNVETSSDSQMSDFSEYDDFDDDTANV